In one Bordetella pertussis 18323 genomic region, the following are encoded:
- a CDS encoding 1-deoxy-D-xylulose-5-phosphate reductoisomerase has product MTRFQRVAVLGSTGSIGDSTLDVIARHPDRLGVYALSAYSRMDKLAAQAAACGAAVVVVPDDAAAARFRAAWRGKAAMPEVRVGPRALAETAAAPECTTVMAAIVGAAGLPAALAAAQAGKRVLLANKEALVAAGSLFMAAVRENGAELLPIDSEHNAIFQCMPQGARAAAPTAPAPGVRRLLLTASGGPFRRQDPADLHEVTPAQACAHPNWSMGRKISVDSATMLNKGLEVIEAHWLFAMPSERIDVLIHPQSVVHSMVEYDDGSVLAQLGQPDMRTPIAYGLGFPERLASGVGLLDLTRWGRLDFEQPDLQRFPCLALSFAALRAGQPACVALNAANEVAVAAFLEGRLRYTWIARVIEAVLEWQAKQASVTLTSLDDVLDLDARARSFAGNLGLA; this is encoded by the coding sequence GATCGGCTGGGCGTGTATGCCCTGTCGGCCTATAGCCGCATGGACAAGCTGGCCGCCCAGGCGGCCGCCTGCGGCGCCGCCGTGGTGGTCGTGCCCGACGATGCGGCGGCTGCGCGCTTTCGCGCCGCCTGGCGCGGCAAGGCCGCCATGCCCGAGGTGCGGGTCGGGCCGCGCGCGCTGGCCGAGACGGCCGCCGCGCCCGAGTGCACCACGGTCATGGCCGCCATCGTCGGCGCCGCCGGCCTGCCGGCGGCCCTGGCCGCGGCGCAGGCCGGCAAGCGGGTGCTGCTGGCCAACAAGGAAGCGCTGGTGGCGGCCGGATCGCTGTTCATGGCGGCCGTGCGCGAGAACGGCGCCGAATTGCTGCCCATCGACAGCGAACACAACGCCATCTTCCAGTGCATGCCGCAGGGCGCCCGGGCGGCCGCGCCCACCGCGCCCGCGCCCGGCGTGCGGCGCCTGCTGCTGACCGCCTCCGGCGGCCCGTTCCGGCGCCAGGACCCGGCCGACCTGCACGAAGTGACGCCGGCCCAGGCCTGCGCACATCCCAACTGGAGCATGGGGCGCAAGATTTCGGTCGATTCGGCCACCATGCTGAACAAGGGACTGGAGGTCATCGAGGCCCATTGGCTGTTCGCCATGCCGTCCGAACGCATCGACGTGCTGATCCATCCGCAAAGCGTCGTCCATTCCATGGTCGAGTACGACGACGGCTCGGTGCTGGCGCAACTGGGACAGCCCGACATGCGCACGCCCATCGCCTACGGGCTGGGCTTTCCGGAGCGCCTGGCCAGCGGGGTGGGGCTGCTGGACCTGACGCGCTGGGGACGGCTGGATTTCGAGCAGCCCGACCTGCAGCGCTTCCCGTGCCTGGCGCTGTCGTTCGCCGCGCTGCGCGCCGGTCAGCCGGCCTGCGTGGCCCTGAACGCGGCCAACGAAGTCGCGGTGGCGGCGTTCCTGGAAGGGCGCCTGCGCTATACCTGGATCGCCCGGGTCATCGAGGCGGTGCTCGAGTGGCAGGCCAAGCAGGCATCTGTTACCCTGACCAGCCTGGATGACGTGCTCGACCTGGATGCGCGCGCGCGCTCATTCGCCGGCAATCTCGGCCTGGCGTGA
- the rseP gene encoding RIP metalloprotease RseP, whose protein sequence is MLFTLLAFVVALGTLITFHELGHYWIARLCGVRVLRFSVGFGRVLARRTDRHGTEWAISAIPLGGYVKMQDDPPAGASAAEAARSFNAQPVGRRIAIVAAGPLFNLFLAVVLYAGLNLAGTEVPAPVVGQPAAGTPAAQAGLMAGDRIEAVQGRAVDSWNDARWRLLDVLSSQGEAQLEVRGPGGAARGLVLQVPGGNRLDPADGDPLAETGLRLAQPKPVVREVIAGGAGEQAGLRGGDLIVAAGQAADLDAGALVALIQRHAGQPLALTVQRGADRLTLTVVPRAESVQGQEVGRIGVQLGGDIPMVTVRYGVIDSVWRGAQRTWDTAWLSLRMMGRMVLGEVSWRNISGPVTIADYAGQTVRIGLKAYIAYLALISISLGVLNLLPIPMLDGGHLLYYLVEIVKGSPVSDRWIDIGQRAGIGLLAGLMGLALFNDFARLFT, encoded by the coding sequence ATGCTTTTCACGCTACTGGCCTTTGTCGTCGCCCTGGGCACCCTAATTACGTTCCATGAACTGGGCCACTACTGGATCGCCCGGCTGTGCGGCGTGCGCGTGCTGCGTTTTTCCGTCGGGTTCGGCCGGGTGCTGGCGCGCCGCACCGACCGCCACGGCACCGAGTGGGCCATTTCCGCGATCCCCCTGGGCGGCTACGTCAAGATGCAGGACGATCCGCCGGCAGGCGCCAGCGCGGCCGAGGCGGCGCGCTCCTTCAATGCCCAGCCGGTCGGGCGCCGCATCGCCATCGTGGCCGCTGGGCCGCTGTTCAATCTTTTTCTCGCCGTGGTCCTGTATGCCGGCCTGAACCTGGCCGGCACCGAAGTGCCCGCGCCGGTGGTGGGCCAGCCGGCGGCCGGCACGCCGGCCGCGCAGGCCGGCCTGATGGCCGGCGACCGCATCGAGGCGGTGCAGGGGCGCGCGGTCGATTCCTGGAATGACGCGCGCTGGCGCCTGCTGGACGTGCTTTCCAGCCAGGGCGAGGCGCAGTTGGAAGTGCGCGGCCCCGGCGGCGCGGCGCGCGGTCTCGTGCTGCAGGTGCCGGGCGGCAACCGCCTGGATCCGGCCGACGGCGACCCGCTGGCCGAGACCGGCCTGCGCCTGGCCCAGCCCAAGCCGGTGGTGCGCGAGGTCATCGCCGGCGGCGCCGGCGAGCAGGCCGGCCTGCGTGGCGGCGACCTGATCGTGGCGGCCGGCCAGGCCGCCGACCTGGACGCGGGCGCGCTGGTGGCCCTGATCCAGCGCCATGCCGGCCAGCCCCTGGCCCTGACGGTGCAGCGCGGCGCCGACCGCCTGACCCTGACGGTGGTGCCGCGGGCCGAATCCGTGCAGGGCCAGGAGGTGGGCCGCATCGGCGTGCAGCTGGGCGGGGATATCCCCATGGTCACGGTGCGCTACGGGGTGATCGACAGCGTCTGGCGCGGCGCCCAGCGCACCTGGGACACGGCCTGGCTGTCGTTGCGCATGATGGGCCGCATGGTGCTGGGGGAGGTCTCCTGGCGCAATATCAGCGGCCCGGTCACGATCGCCGATTATGCCGGCCAGACGGTCCGGATCGGCCTGAAAGCCTATATTGCCTACCTGGCGCTGATCAGTATCAGCCTGGGCGTATTGAACCTGCTGCCGATACCCATGTTGGACGGAGGGCATCTGCTGTACTATCTCGTCGAAATTGTAAAAGGCAGTCCCGTTTCCGATCGCTGGATAGACATCGGCCAGCGAGCCGGCATCGGCCTGCTCGCAGGATTGATGGGCTTGGCACTGTTCAATGATTTTGCGCGCCTGTTCACTTAG
- the bamA gene encoding outer membrane protein assembly factor BamA translates to MSLRRMFHHKKGVIPGLLAAALLAPALAHAFEPFVVRDIRVEGIQRTDAGTVFGYLPVKVGEKFTDEEATEAVRRLYGTGFFSDVQIQTDNNVVVVVVQERPTIASISFNGMREFDSKAITKSLAQVGFGEGRIFDQSMLERAEYELKEQYLAKGKYGVEVTATVTPLPRNRVGVSFDVFEGEVAKIREIRVVGSKAFSEGELLDQFDLTTPGWLTWYTNTDKYSREKLEGDIERLRSFYLDQGYLEFTVEPPQVTISPDRKDIYITITVHEGEPYKVREVKLAGNLMGLDSEINNLVEIKPGEVFSAAKANNSAKAITNYLGDLGYAFANVNPNPQLDRAKHEADVTFYVDPSRRVYVRRIQIGGNTRTRDEVVRREMRQQEAAWYDAGDIKVSRDRVDRLGYFNEVNVKTDPVPGSPDQVDVNVDVKEKPTGIINLGVGYGSSEKAILSAGISEDNVFGSGTNLTLQLNTSKTNRAVVLSHTDPYFTKDGISRTTSAYYRVTEPWDNNDGDYRVKAMGLGMNFGVPISEYDRIFLGGTFERNQIDLYNNSPQAYRDFVDQYGNSTNALIFNTGWSKDTRDSALAPTKGAYTRLKGDFSTMDLKYYLLTAQQQYYLPLGRSYTLALNGMIDYGRSYGGLDYPVIKNVYAGGIGTVRGYEGASLGPRDRLTGDYIGGSRRMVANAQLYLPFPGASKDRTLRWFVFTDAGQVAAGSGMSCTAGKPDSEVEDPCGWRFSAGIGLSWQSPLGPLQLSYARPLNSKSGDDTQAFQFQIGTGF, encoded by the coding sequence ATGTCTCTACGCCGGATGTTTCATCACAAAAAGGGCGTTATACCGGGTTTGTTAGCCGCCGCGCTTCTTGCGCCCGCGCTGGCCCATGCCTTCGAGCCCTTTGTCGTGCGGGATATCCGCGTGGAGGGCATTCAGCGTACCGACGCCGGCACGGTGTTCGGCTACCTGCCGGTCAAGGTCGGCGAGAAGTTCACCGACGAGGAGGCCACCGAGGCGGTGCGCCGCCTGTACGGCACGGGCTTTTTCAGCGACGTGCAGATCCAGACCGACAACAACGTCGTCGTGGTCGTGGTGCAGGAGCGCCCCACGATCGCCTCGATCAGTTTCAATGGCATGCGCGAGTTCGACTCCAAGGCCATCACCAAGTCGCTGGCTCAGGTGGGTTTCGGCGAAGGGCGCATCTTCGACCAGTCCATGCTCGAACGCGCCGAGTACGAGCTGAAAGAACAGTACCTGGCCAAGGGCAAGTACGGCGTCGAAGTCACCGCGACGGTCACGCCGCTGCCGCGCAACCGGGTGGGCGTCAGTTTCGACGTGTTCGAAGGCGAAGTGGCCAAGATCCGCGAAATCCGCGTGGTCGGCAGCAAGGCTTTCTCGGAAGGCGAGCTGCTCGACCAGTTCGACCTGACCACGCCGGGCTGGCTGACCTGGTACACCAACACCGACAAGTACTCGCGCGAGAAGCTGGAAGGCGACATCGAGCGGCTGCGCTCGTTCTACCTGGACCAGGGCTACCTGGAGTTCACGGTCGAGCCGCCCCAGGTCACCATCTCGCCCGACCGCAAGGACATCTACATCACCATCACCGTGCACGAGGGCGAGCCCTACAAGGTGCGCGAAGTGAAGCTGGCCGGCAACCTGATGGGGCTGGACAGCGAAATCAACAACCTGGTCGAGATCAAGCCGGGCGAGGTATTCTCCGCCGCCAAGGCCAACAACTCGGCCAAGGCCATTACCAACTACCTGGGCGACCTGGGCTACGCATTTGCCAACGTCAACCCCAACCCGCAGCTCGACCGCGCCAAGCACGAGGCCGACGTCACGTTCTACGTCGACCCGAGCCGCCGCGTCTACGTGCGCCGCATCCAGATCGGCGGCAACACGCGCACCCGCGACGAAGTGGTGCGGCGCGAAATGCGCCAGCAGGAAGCCGCCTGGTACGACGCGGGCGACATCAAGGTGTCGCGCGACCGCGTCGACCGCCTGGGCTATTTCAACGAGGTCAACGTCAAGACCGATCCGGTGCCGGGCTCGCCCGACCAGGTCGACGTCAACGTGGACGTCAAGGAAAAGCCCACCGGCATCATCAACCTGGGCGTGGGCTACGGTTCGTCCGAAAAGGCGATTCTGTCGGCCGGTATCAGCGAAGACAACGTCTTCGGCAGCGGCACCAACCTGACGCTGCAGTTGAATACCAGCAAGACCAACCGCGCCGTGGTGCTTTCGCACACCGATCCGTATTTCACCAAGGACGGCATCAGCCGCACCACCTCGGCGTACTACCGCGTCACCGAGCCGTGGGACAACAACGACGGCGACTACCGCGTGAAGGCCATGGGCCTGGGCATGAACTTCGGCGTGCCCATCTCCGAGTACGACCGGATCTTCCTGGGCGGCACGTTCGAGCGCAACCAGATCGATCTGTACAACAACTCGCCGCAGGCCTATCGCGACTTCGTCGACCAGTACGGCAATTCGACCAACGCGCTGATCTTCAACACCGGCTGGTCCAAGGACACGCGCGACAGCGCGCTGGCGCCGACCAAGGGCGCGTACACGCGCCTGAAGGGCGACTTCTCCACGATGGATCTGAAGTACTACCTGCTGACGGCGCAGCAGCAGTACTACCTGCCGCTGGGCCGCAGCTACACGCTGGCCCTGAACGGCATGATCGACTACGGCCGCAGCTACGGCGGCCTGGACTACCCGGTGATCAAGAACGTGTACGCCGGCGGCATCGGCACGGTGCGCGGCTACGAGGGCGCCTCGCTGGGTCCGCGCGACCGCCTCACGGGCGACTACATCGGCGGTTCGCGCCGCATGGTGGCCAACGCCCAGCTGTACCTGCCGTTCCCGGGCGCCTCGAAGGACCGCACGCTGCGCTGGTTCGTGTTCACCGATGCGGGCCAGGTCGCGGCCGGCAGCGGCATGTCGTGCACGGCCGGCAAGCCGGACAGCGAAGTGGAGGATCCGTGCGGCTGGCGCTTCTCGGCCGGTATCGGCCTGTCGTGGCAGTCGCCGCTGGGTCCGCTGCAGTTGTCGTACGCTCGCCCGCTGAATTCGAAGTCCGGCGACGACACGCAGGCGTTCCAGTTCCAGATCGGCACGGGTTTCTGA
- a CDS encoding OmpH family outer membrane protein gives MMSDFALNTSGSKRAKRGAGKLGVSLALAGALLFGSSAAVTAQAQGTKIGFVNTERILRESGPAKAAQSKIESEFKRRDDELQRLSSSLRSQAEKFDKDAPVLSESDRVKRQRELSNLDMDLQRKRREFQEDFNRRRNEEFSSIVTKANDAIKRIAEQENYDLIIQDAVTVNPRIDITDKVIQSLGR, from the coding sequence ATGATGTCTGATTTCGCACTTAATACCTCGGGTTCCAAGCGCGCCAAACGAGGGGCCGGCAAGCTGGGCGTATCGCTGGCGCTGGCGGGTGCTTTGCTGTTCGGGTCGTCCGCGGCGGTCACCGCGCAGGCGCAAGGCACCAAGATCGGCTTCGTGAACACGGAGCGGATCCTGCGCGAATCGGGTCCGGCCAAGGCGGCGCAAAGCAAGATCGAATCCGAATTCAAGCGCCGCGACGACGAACTGCAGCGCCTGAGCAGCAGCCTGCGCTCGCAGGCCGAGAAGTTCGACAAGGATGCCCCGGTGCTGTCCGAATCGGACCGTGTCAAGCGCCAGCGCGAGCTGAGCAACCTCGACATGGACCTGCAGCGCAAGCGCCGCGAGTTCCAGGAGGATTTCAACCGCCGCCGCAACGAAGAGTTCTCGAGCATCGTCACCAAGGCCAATGACGCCATCAAGCGCATTGCCGAGCAAGAGAACTACGACCTCATCATCCAGGACGCCGTTACGGTCAACCCCCGTATCGATATCACCGACAAGGTGATCCAGAGCCTGGGCCGATAA
- the lpxD gene encoding UDP-3-O-(3-hydroxymyristoyl)glucosamine N-acyltransferase — MPVLLDPENALALDVLLAGIDAQGLDWHLSAPDAADLPRIRGIGTLSSAGNEEISFLSNPRYQNQLATTRAAAVIVTPDVAQARQEQGASGHVLVVCKHPYLLYARLAQWFERASRPAGPAGVHPSAVVDPSAEIDADVRVGAQCVIEAGARIGRGARLGPGCVIGAGSTVGADSLLHPRVTLYAGVHVGERAIIHSGAVLGADGFGFAPDPTLGRGAWGKIPQLGEVRVGNDVEIGANTTIDRGALDDTIVGDGVKLDNQIMVAHNVRIGAHTAIAACVGIAGSTTIGERCTIGGASMLSGHLAIADDVNISGGTAVTSNIAKAGRYTGVYPYAEHSEWQRNAAVIQQLALLCRRLRALERE, encoded by the coding sequence ATGCCGGTTCTGCTGGACCCTGAAAACGCGCTCGCTCTCGATGTCCTGCTGGCCGGCATCGATGCCCAGGGGCTGGACTGGCACCTGAGCGCCCCCGATGCCGCCGATCTGCCCAGGATCCGCGGCATCGGCACGCTGTCTTCGGCGGGAAACGAGGAAATCAGCTTCCTGTCCAATCCCCGCTACCAGAATCAGCTGGCCACCACGCGCGCCGCCGCGGTCATCGTGACGCCCGACGTCGCGCAGGCCCGGCAGGAGCAGGGCGCGTCGGGCCACGTGCTGGTGGTGTGCAAGCATCCCTATCTGCTGTATGCGCGCCTGGCGCAGTGGTTCGAGCGCGCCAGCCGGCCGGCCGGGCCCGCCGGCGTGCATCCGTCCGCGGTGGTCGACCCCAGCGCCGAGATCGACGCCGATGTGCGGGTCGGCGCGCAGTGCGTCATCGAGGCGGGCGCCCGCATCGGGCGCGGCGCCAGGCTGGGGCCGGGCTGTGTGATCGGCGCCGGCTCCACGGTAGGGGCCGACAGCCTGCTGCATCCGCGCGTCACCCTGTACGCGGGCGTGCACGTGGGCGAGCGGGCCATCATCCACAGCGGCGCCGTGCTGGGCGCCGACGGTTTCGGTTTCGCGCCCGATCCCACGCTGGGCCGCGGCGCCTGGGGCAAGATCCCGCAGTTGGGCGAGGTGAGGGTGGGCAACGATGTCGAAATCGGCGCCAACACCACCATCGACCGCGGCGCGCTGGACGACACGATCGTGGGCGACGGCGTGAAGCTGGACAACCAGATCATGGTGGCGCACAACGTGCGGATCGGCGCGCATACCGCCATTGCCGCCTGTGTCGGCATCGCCGGCTCGACCACCATCGGCGAGCGATGCACCATCGGCGGCGCATCGATGCTGTCCGGGCACCTGGCCATCGCCGACGACGTCAATATCTCGGGCGGCACCGCGGTGACATCGAACATCGCGAAGGCCGGCCGCTACACCGGCGTGTATCCTTACGCCGAACACAGCGAATGGCAGCGCAATGCCGCGGTCATTCAGCAATTGGCGCTGCTGTGCCGGCGCTTGCGGGCCCTCGAGCGGGAATAA
- the fabZ gene encoding 3-hydroxyacyl-ACP dehydratase FabZ — MELDIKGIMDRLPHRYPMLLIDRVLEMVPGKSIVAIKNVSINEPFFTGHFPHHPVMPGVLIVEAMAQASALFSFTDENGGLKCDGAKTAYYLVGIDGARFRKPVVPGDQLRLEVEAERLSRTICKCQGRALVDGQLVAEAKLMCAIRSLEE, encoded by the coding sequence ATGGAACTCGACATCAAGGGGATCATGGACCGGCTGCCGCATCGCTACCCGATGCTGCTGATCGACCGTGTGCTGGAGATGGTGCCCGGCAAATCCATCGTTGCCATCAAGAACGTCTCGATCAACGAGCCGTTTTTCACGGGCCATTTTCCGCATCATCCGGTCATGCCGGGCGTGCTGATCGTCGAGGCCATGGCGCAGGCTTCGGCCCTGTTCTCGTTCACCGACGAGAACGGCGGGCTGAAGTGCGACGGCGCCAAGACCGCCTACTACCTGGTGGGCATCGACGGCGCGCGGTTCCGTAAACCCGTGGTGCCGGGCGACCAGTTGCGGCTGGAAGTCGAGGCCGAGCGCCTGTCGCGTACCATCTGCAAGTGCCAGGGCCGGGCCCTGGTCGACGGCCAACTGGTCGCCGAAGCCAAGCTGATGTGCGCGATCCGTAGCCTGGAAGAGTAA